From the Gymnogyps californianus isolate 813 chromosome 2, ASM1813914v2, whole genome shotgun sequence genome, one window contains:
- the IRX2 gene encoding iroquois-class homeodomain protein IRX-2 has product MSYPQGYLYQPPGSLALYSCPAYGASALAAPRSEELARSSSGSAFSPYPGSAAFTAQAAATGFTSPLQYSTDPATGFPSYMGSPYDAHTTGMTGAISYHPYGSPAYPYQLNDPAYRKNATRDATATLKAWLQEHRKNPYPTKGEKIMLAIITKMTLTQVSTWFANARRRLKKENKMTWAPRNKSEDEDDDEGDGARSKEESPEKMPESNETSAEDEGISLQVDSLTDHSCSAESDGEKLPCRAGDPLCESGSECKDKYEDIEEEEEDEEEEDIEEDDGGGGERDPPAKPATSSPLAAVEAPLLGHPHADAARSASKAALGGRASPGPPTPASKPKLWSLAEIATSDLKSQTLGQGCQPAPLSSATPASAPHSAAYSPSSLLGRHIYYTSPFYSNYTNYGNFNALQSQGILRYNSAAVASNEGLSQTVLNASSVHKQSSDSLKTITNQLEQHYRPSSYDSKKDPTEVCTVGVQPYL; this is encoded by the exons ATGTCCTATCCTCAGGGTTACCTCTACCAGCCCCCCGGCTCGCTGGCTCTGTACTCCTGCCCGGCGTACGGGGCGTCGGCGCTGGCGGCCCCCAGGAGCGAGGAGCTGGCCAGGTCTTCGTCGGGATCGGCGTTCAGCCCTTACCCGGGATCGGCAGCTTTCACCGCCCAGGCGGCGGCCACAGGCTTCACCAGCCCGCTCCAGTACTCCACAGACCCTGCCACGGGATTCCCCTCCTACATG GGCTCCCCTTACGACGCCCATACGACGGGGATGACCGGAGCCATCAGCTACCACCCGTACGGCAGCCCTGCCTACCCCTACCAGCTCAACGACCCCGCATACAGGAAAAACGCCACCCGCGACGCCACGGCCACGCTGAAGGCCTGGCTGCAGGAGCACCGCAAGAACCCCTACCCCACCAAGGGCGAGAAGATCATGCTGGCCATCATCACCAAGATGACCCTCACCCAGGTCTCCACCTGGTTCGCCAACGCCCGCCGGCGGCTCAAGAAGGAGAACAAGATGACCTGGGCCCCGCGGAACAAGAGCGAGGACGAGGACGACGACGAAGGCGACGGGGCGAGGAGTAAAGAGGAGAGTCCCGAGAAGATGCCCGAGAGCAACGAAACCTCCGCGGAGGACGAAG GGATCAGCTTGCAAGTCGACTCGCTGACGGACCATTCCTGCTCCGCCGAGTCGGACGGCGAGAAGCTGCCCTGCCGAGCGGGCGACCCCCTCTGCGAGTCGGGCTCGGAGTGCAAGGACAAGTACGAGGACatcgaggaggaggaggaggacgaggaggaggaggacatcGAGGAGGacgacggcggcggcggggagcgcgaCCCGCCGGCCAAGCCCGCCACCTCCTCGCCGCTGGCGGCTGTGGAGGCCCCGCTCCTCGGCCACCCGCACGCCGACGCCGCCCGCAGCGCCAGCAAGGCGGCGCTGGGCGGCCgcgcctcccccggccccccgaCGCCGGCCAGCAAGCCCAAGCTCTGGTCGCTGGCCGAAATCGCCACCTCGGACCTCAAGAGCCAGACCCTGGGCCAAGGCTGCCAGCCTGCGCCGCTCTCCTCGGCCacccccgcctccgccccgcACAGCGCTGCCTACTcgccctcctccctcctgggGAGGCATATTTATTACACCTCACCTTTTTATAGCAATTATACAAACTATGGGAACTTTAACGCTCTCCAGAGCCAGGGAATCCTGAGATACAACTCCGCAGCAGTGGCTTCAAACGAGGGACTAAGTCAGACTGTCCTAAATGCCAGCTCTGTCCACAAGCAGAGCAGTGACTCTTTGAAAACGATCACTAACCAGCTAGAACAACATTACAGGCCCTCTAGTTACGACTCTAAGAAAG ATCCCACTGAAGTCTGCACAGTAGGAGTACAACCATACCTATAG